In Nicotiana tabacum cultivar K326 chromosome 17, ASM71507v2, whole genome shotgun sequence, one DNA window encodes the following:
- the LOC107830024 gene encoding MLO-like protein 6 — MAGGGGGRSLEQTPTWAVAAVCFVLVAISIVIEHIIHLIGKWFKSKKKRALFEALEKIKAELMLLGFISLLLTVGQSPISNICVSEKIGNSWHPCSKQKEEDIIKGEDINSEDSSEQHRRRLLMAAAGGSVRRILAGGGEDKCAAKGKVPFVSADGIHQLHIFIFVLAVFHVLYCILTLALGNAKMRSWKSWENETKTAEYHFTHDPERFRFTRETSFGRRHLSFWTKNPVLLWIICFFRQFVRSVPKVDYLTLRHGFITAHLAPQSDHKFDFRKYIKRSLEEDFKVVVGISPPIWFLAVLFLLFNTHGWYSYLWLPFIPLIVILLVGTKLQVIITKMGLRIHERGEVVKGVPVVQPGDHLFWFNRPRLILYLINFVLFQNAFQLAFFAWTWYEFGLKSCYHDHTEDIVIRISMGVLIQILCSYVTLPLYALVTQMGSNMKPTIFNEKVATALKNWHHTAKKHIKDQSKHSNTVTPMSSRPGTPSHGMSPVHLLRSHYRSDMGSLQNSPRRSNYDHADHWDNEGGSPSPSRFYQEGDGSSSSYMHQIQLGHLEHDSPEVIGPSSSQVVPLPQEDRDQHEITIAGSREFSFEKRTTSL; from the exons AAGCACTTGAAAAGATCAAAGCAG agcTAATGCTGCTGGGATTCATATCATTGCTGCTAACAGTAGGACAAAGTCCAATTTCCAACATATGTGTAtctgagaaaattggaaattcaTGGCATCCATGTAGTAAGCAGAAAGAAGAAGACATAATCAAGGGTGAAGACATTAATTCAGAAGATTCGTCTGAGCAACACCGCCGGAGACTTCTTATGGCGGCTGCCGGCGGGAGCGTTCGGCGAATTTTGGCTGGTGGTGGAGAGGACAAATGCGCAGCCAAG GGAAAAGTACCATTTGTGTCTGCCGATGGTATTCATCAACTACACATTTTCATCTTTGTGCTGGCTGTTTTTCACGTTCTCTATTGTATTCTCACTTTGGCTTTGGGAAATGCTAAG ATGAGAAGTTGGAAATCATGGGAAAACGAAACCAAAACAGCTGAGTACCATTTTACTCACG ATCCTGAGAGGTTTCGGTTTACACGAGAGACATCGTTTGGGAGAAGGCACTTGAGTTTTTGGACCAAAAATCCTGTCCTACTTTGGATT ATTTGTTTCTTCAGACAATTCGTAAGATCTGTCCCAAAAGTTGATTACTTAACCCTAAGACATGGATTTATCACG GCGCATTTAGCACCTCAGAGCGACCACAAATTCGATTTCCGGAAGTACATCAAACGATCACTCGAAGAAGATTTCAAAGTGGTCGTAGGGATCAG TCCCCCAATATGGTTTCTCGCTGTGCTATTCCTACTCTTCAATACTCATG GCTGGTACTCTTATCTCTGGCTACCATTCATCCCCTTGATT GTCATATTATTAGTAGGGACCAAGCTACAAGTGATTATAACAAAGATGGGACTAAGGATTCATGAAAGAGGAGAAGTAGTGAAAGGAGTCCCTGTCGTTCAGCCTGGGGATCACCTTTTTTGGTTCAACCGTCCTCGTCTCATTCTTTATCTCATTAATTTTGTCCTCTTTCAG AATGCTTTTCAATTGGCCTTCTTTGCTTGGACTTGG TATGAGTTCGGGCTGAAATCTTGTTATCACGACCATACTGAGGATATCGTCATCAGAATATCTATGGG GGTTCTCATTCAGATTCTTTGCAGTTATGTCACCCTTCCTCTTTATGCTCTCGTGACACAG ATGGGTTCAAACATGAAACCAACCATATTCAATGAAAAAGTAGCAACAGCATTGAAGAACTGGCACCACACAGCAAAGAAACACATTAAGGATCAAAGCAAGCATTCAAATACAGTGACACCAATGTCAAGCAGGCCAGGAACACCCTCTCATGGCATGTCACCTGTCCATTTGTTGCGCAGTCATTACAGGAGCGATATGGGCAGCCTACAGAACTCGCCTCGTAGATCAAACTATGATCATGCTGATCACTGGGACAATGAGGGCGGCTCCCCTTCACCCTCCCGGTTTTACCAGGAGGGTGATGGCTCATCGTCGTCCTACATGCACCAGATTCAACTTGGTCACTTGGAACATGACTCGCCAGAAGTTATTGGGCCTAGTTCGTCACAAGTGGTTCCCCTGCCACAAGAGGATCGCGACCAACATGAGATCACCATTGCTGGATCAAGAGAATTTTCGTTTGAGAAAAGAACGACAAGTCTATAG